One window of Pieris rapae chromosome 14, ilPieRapa1.1, whole genome shotgun sequence genomic DNA carries:
- the LOC110999545 gene encoding acanthoscurrin-2-like codes for MKCIVIIVLSCAVALNAQPFGLGLGLGRLGLGGIGLGSGLGLGRLGGLGLGGLGMGGMGGGYASGGGYGGAGCGSGASGVGSQGYQNAGAGGFHNVGAHHNRVTSINNAENSGFNNIGGGSAMNNGGYGGNGFNGYQNGGSQFGNGFGSGSQGMII; via the exons ATGAAGTGTatt gtaATAATCGTTCTTTCTTGTGCTGTAGCACTAAATGCTCAACCTTTTGGCTTAGGCCTCGGTCTGGGAAGACTAGGCTTGGGAGGTATAGGCTTAGGGTCTGGCCTTGGTCTAGGAAGGCTGGGTGGTCTAGGCCTAGGTGGACTTGGCATGGGTGGAATGGGAGGAGGTTATGCCAGCGGTGGTGGATATGGCGGTGCGGGTTGTGGCAGTGGCGCAAGTGGTGTCGGAAGCCAGGGTTACCAGAATGCTGGAGCGGGTGGCTTTCACAACGTTGGTGCTCATCACAATAGAGTTACATCC atAAACAATGCTGAAAATTCTGGTTTTAATAACATCGGCGGCGGATCAGCGATGAACAATGGCGGTTATGGTGGAAATGGATTCAACGGCTATCAGAACGGCGGTTCCCAATTTGGAAAT